A portion of the Paenibacillus sp. PvR098 genome contains these proteins:
- a CDS encoding 7TM diverse intracellular signaling domain-containing protein: MLNLEAYRFDQSGTVRLDGEWDFYWGEMIPPEQLVSSDSETAAKRESILLPGSWNGLSVNGERIGGFGYATYHLRVELDDTEAFLGMRIPYIRTAYKIWVNGELLGGSGELGKTPDSYKPMYTPQLIRIHNHGGPMDIVIQASNYHHRSGGIWKSIQLGELERLDLEARADLAQDMFLIGSLLSMGLYHIGLFALRRKERGSLYFGLFCVLIGVRALFIGEGVIYYFAPGFPWLTALRIEYLCFYIGVPVVMMFVRSLYPSEVHRGHVRFVQWLGLLFSVSVLLLPPPWMTYTVPQFQIVTLFVCAVLMYSIYRAMLRKRDGAMFAFIGICSYIITVLLDILYYNQWIKIGEVSSYGLLVCVFMTAFILSVKSAKAFTAVETLSRQMSELNTGLEQKIHERTAELERINRSLERVNEDLGRMETSRRHLLSNISHDLGTPMTLIQGYAEALLDGVVSQPEQQKKYLKLILGRITGLNRLISDLFQLSKLEARQMNFNFHPMSTDEMIGYFDERYELELADAGLRFETNTHTFRTTVNPRGLVRIDLDRIDQVLTNIIYNAVKHTPRGGLIQLQFIIDEQTLVARVQDNGSGIAPEDLPYVFDRFFKKDKSRNTAGGGSGLGLAIAKEIIDYHGGRIWAQSQVGQGACIAFMLPLVKPGE, from the coding sequence ATGCTGAATCTTGAAGCTTACCGATTTGATCAGAGCGGGACTGTGCGTCTGGATGGGGAATGGGATTTCTATTGGGGTGAGATGATTCCTCCTGAACAGTTGGTTTCATCGGATTCGGAAACCGCTGCGAAGCGAGAGTCGATCCTCCTTCCCGGATCGTGGAACGGGCTTTCCGTGAACGGCGAGCGGATTGGCGGCTTCGGTTATGCGACCTATCATTTGCGTGTGGAGCTGGACGATACGGAAGCTTTTCTTGGCATGCGCATTCCCTACATACGAACAGCCTATAAGATATGGGTCAATGGCGAACTGTTGGGCGGAAGCGGGGAACTGGGCAAGACTCCGGACTCATACAAACCTATGTACACACCACAGCTGATCCGGATTCATAACCATGGGGGTCCTATGGATATTGTCATTCAAGCCTCTAACTATCACCATCGCTCGGGAGGCATATGGAAGTCCATCCAGCTTGGGGAGCTGGAGCGACTCGACCTTGAAGCAAGGGCGGATCTGGCACAGGATATGTTCTTGATCGGCAGCTTGCTTTCGATGGGTCTGTATCATATCGGACTATTCGCTCTGCGTCGCAAAGAACGAGGATCGCTTTATTTTGGGCTTTTCTGCGTGCTCATCGGTGTGCGAGCCCTGTTTATCGGGGAAGGGGTCATCTATTATTTTGCACCGGGCTTCCCTTGGTTGACGGCTCTGAGGATTGAATATTTGTGCTTTTATATCGGGGTGCCTGTAGTCATGATGTTTGTTCGCTCTCTGTATCCGAGTGAAGTGCACCGCGGGCATGTTAGATTCGTTCAATGGCTTGGCTTGCTGTTCTCCGTCTCGGTGCTTTTGCTGCCTCCTCCATGGATGACGTATACCGTTCCACAGTTCCAAATCGTCACATTGTTCGTGTGCGCTGTTCTGATGTACAGCATATACCGGGCGATGCTTCGAAAAAGAGACGGGGCAATGTTCGCGTTCATCGGCATATGTTCATACATCATTACCGTCTTGCTTGATATTCTGTATTATAACCAATGGATTAAGATAGGTGAGGTTTCGTCCTACGGGCTGCTGGTCTGCGTATTTATGACTGCGTTTATTCTAAGCGTCAAGTCGGCCAAAGCTTTCACGGCGGTGGAAACCTTATCTAGACAAATGAGTGAGCTCAATACCGGTCTGGAACAAAAAATACACGAGCGCACGGCAGAGCTTGAACGGATTAACCGCAGCCTAGAGCGGGTGAATGAAGATTTGGGCCGGATGGAAACGTCGAGACGCCACTTGCTCAGCAACATATCGCATGACTTGGGAACGCCGATGACGCTGATTCAAGGCTATGCGGAAGCTTTGCTCGACGGAGTGGTGTCGCAGCCGGAGCAGCAGAAAAAATATTTAAAGCTGATCTTGGGCCGCATTACCGGCTTGAACCGGTTGATTTCAGATCTCTTTCAGCTTTCCAAGCTTGAGGCGCGCCAAATGAATTTCAACTTTCATCCCATGAGCACGGACGAGATGATCGGGTATTTCGATGAGCGCTACGAGCTGGAGCTGGCCGACGCCGGGCTTCGGTTCGAGACGAACACCCATACGTTTCGGACCACGGTTAACCCGCGGGGCTTGGTCAGAATCGATTTGGACCGGATCGATCAAGTGCTGACCAACATTATCTACAATGCGGTCAAGCATACGCCGCGAGGAGGCCTGATACAGCTCCAGTTTATCATTGACGAGCAAACGCTTGTAGCGCGGGTGCAGGATAACGGGTCCGGGATTGCGCCAGAGGATCTGCCATACGTGTTTGACCGGTTCTTCAAAAAGGACAAGTCCCGAAACACCGCAGGCGGCGGGAGCGGCCTAGGACTTGCCATTGCCAAGGAAATCATCGACTACCACGGAGGACGCATCTGGGCGCAGAGTCAGGTGGGGCAGGGGGCTTGCATCGCGTTTATGCTGCCGCTGGTGAAGCCGGGAGAATGA
- the galE gene encoding UDP-glucose 4-epimerase GalE, with protein MAILVTGGAGYIGSHTVAELLAKEEDVVVVDSLQQGHREAVLGGKLYVGDIRDGDFLDTVFKENDIDAVIHFAANSLVGESMQKPGKYYHNNVYGTLCLLDKMNEYGVKKIVFSSTAATYGEPEHIPILETDRTLPTNAYGETKLAMERMMHWFDTAHGIKYVSLRYFNAAGAHEGGRIGEDHSPETHLVPIILQVALGQRPHLSIFGDDYATPDGTCIRDYIHVTDLADAHILAVEKLRSGGDSGVYNLGNGKGFSVKEVLDIARDVTGHPIPAVMEARRAGDPAILVASSERTKAELGWKPKRDDLKQIIASAWNWHRSHPDGYGE; from the coding sequence ATGGCTATTTTGGTGACAGGTGGAGCGGGCTATATCGGTTCGCATACGGTGGCCGAGCTGCTGGCTAAAGAAGAAGATGTCGTGGTAGTCGACAGTTTGCAGCAAGGGCATCGCGAGGCGGTGCTCGGCGGTAAGCTGTACGTGGGCGACATTCGTGACGGAGACTTTTTAGATACGGTATTTAAAGAGAACGACATTGACGCGGTAATTCATTTCGCAGCCAACTCGCTCGTCGGTGAAAGCATGCAAAAACCGGGAAAGTATTATCATAACAATGTGTACGGAACCCTGTGCCTTTTAGATAAAATGAACGAATACGGCGTGAAGAAAATAGTCTTCTCGTCTACGGCTGCCACCTACGGTGAGCCGGAACACATTCCGATTCTCGAAACGGACCGGACGCTGCCGACCAACGCTTATGGGGAAACGAAGCTGGCCATGGAAAGAATGATGCATTGGTTCGATACGGCCCATGGAATCAAATATGTATCACTGCGCTATTTTAATGCAGCAGGCGCCCATGAAGGAGGACGGATTGGCGAGGATCATTCTCCGGAAACCCATCTGGTTCCGATCATCCTGCAGGTGGCATTGGGACAACGACCTCATCTATCCATTTTCGGGGACGACTATGCTACGCCCGACGGCACGTGTATCCGCGATTACATTCATGTAACGGACCTTGCGGACGCGCATATTCTGGCAGTGGAAAAGCTGCGGAGCGGCGGAGACAGCGGTGTCTATAATCTCGGCAACGGCAAAGGCTTCTCGGTGAAGGAAGTCCTTGATATCGCGCGTGATGTGACAGGCCATCCGATTCCTGCTGTGATGGAAGCGCGCCGCGCGGGCGACCCGGCCATCCTTGTGGCTTCCTCGGAACGCACGAAAGCGGAGCTGGGCTGGAAACCCAAGCGGGACGACCTGAAGCAAATCATTGCCTCCGCCTGGAACTGGCATCGCAGCCATCCCGATGGTTACGGCGAATAA
- a CDS encoding ATP-binding protein, whose protein sequence is MNITRSKISLTYIIITISLLALVSISSFIASRNTEAKLNSIVNDIIPLSNLAQELSITLVNMESGLRGYEVTREAQYLQPYDESKAKLNEHLLAMDKYQKQYTRLNNVMAGEVIPQIQRLQDHYSSQINLIGNGQMDTALERVAIGKNLMDRYRQIHTKLTSEIEEIASDTYDSARSAETTARVIITLGGSLALIIGLFSVFTFIRAKRAEAALRRSEESYRFLAESLEAQNEEIITQQDEQEAIMVQLSQREHELEAITNYQEKLTGSTDMEEFLQSSVPALLESLQLDAAMLVMKSPETEGEEAAYEVLYSIGYPSKLQLLRENELFGPALRVLTEKQPLDSTRNTTEQERGFHQGLAYAVDRYFPLFNDQQEAVGFLLITGYVTEQSDLKARLTKGLIRQFGLAFLAQQINEERRRQSVRLEQQSEQLQQEKGLIEEQHHLIENILESTHEGMMMCDSEGQWMFANHRMDDFFPFNRQSGTPVTAIFQTILETSSDFSSVFKSIQGLLRGEVDRLTERFSFVGPDNQQRHLNLYATKVGDNRQEEQGFLFVFRDRTEEERADEIKNEFISIVSHELRTPLSSVLGFIEILLHRQLSPEKQQRYLQTIYKEAMRLSTLINDFLDLQRMESGKQIYHFAPVELRNLLQEVAEQWRGKQSHQIMLHLPDHEVWVRADADRLKQVGHNLMSNAIKYSPHSEQIDLTLRLEGRHVLILIQDYGLGIPEEAKDKLFTRFYRVDNSDRRQIGGTGLGLAIVREIVEAHQGTISFESAMGQGTTFAVELMTYEIQSAEGSIMILEDDDNLARLIGVALSKLQVPMVYVRSAEEAIIALHQIREHAPLLCIVDIHLEGSMNGWDFIAELYRHPKYYRTPVIVSTALEQPQDYHEKDIEKFLRKPFSMEKLLQVADHLLKHTNGQPAYIFPAQDEELIKNTLAIKGIEVEEITRQSDHIQIEPKTAHKTEVEE, encoded by the coding sequence ATGAACATAACACGATCGAAAATTTCTTTGACCTATATCATTATTACCATTTCTTTGCTTGCTCTAGTTAGCATCTCCAGCTTCATTGCTTCCAGAAACACGGAAGCCAAATTGAACTCCATCGTCAATGATATCATTCCCTTATCTAATTTGGCGCAAGAATTGTCGATCACCTTGGTCAACATGGAATCGGGCTTGCGGGGATACGAGGTCACCAGAGAAGCGCAGTATTTGCAGCCTTATGATGAAAGTAAAGCCAAGCTGAATGAGCACCTGCTGGCGATGGACAAGTATCAGAAGCAATACACTCGTCTGAACAACGTAATGGCCGGCGAAGTGATACCGCAAATTCAGCGGCTTCAAGACCATTATAGTAGCCAAATCAACTTGATTGGAAACGGACAAATGGACACGGCACTAGAACGGGTTGCTATCGGCAAAAATTTGATGGATCGTTATCGGCAAATTCATACGAAGCTGACTTCCGAAATTGAGGAAATCGCTTCGGATACTTACGATTCCGCGCGAAGCGCAGAAACAACGGCCCGCGTGATCATCACTCTGGGTGGCAGCCTTGCTCTTATTATCGGACTGTTCTCGGTATTTACTTTCATCCGGGCTAAGCGGGCAGAAGCTGCGCTTCGCAGGAGCGAAGAGTCTTACCGCTTTTTGGCGGAAAGCCTGGAAGCACAGAACGAAGAGATTATCACTCAACAGGATGAGCAGGAAGCGATCATGGTGCAGCTGTCACAGCGGGAGCACGAGCTGGAGGCCATTACCAATTATCAGGAGAAGCTGACTGGGTCGACAGACATGGAGGAATTCTTACAATCTTCCGTTCCCGCCCTACTGGAATCTTTACAGCTTGATGCCGCTATGCTCGTCATGAAATCGCCGGAAACGGAAGGAGAGGAAGCTGCTTACGAAGTGCTTTACTCCATCGGCTATCCCTCCAAACTGCAGTTATTACGTGAGAATGAGCTGTTCGGCCCGGCACTGCGGGTTCTGACGGAGAAACAGCCTCTGGATTCCACCCGAAATACCACGGAGCAGGAGCGCGGATTCCACCAAGGACTGGCGTATGCTGTCGACCGGTATTTTCCGCTGTTTAACGATCAGCAAGAAGCTGTTGGATTTCTGCTGATCACCGGATATGTTACCGAGCAAAGCGATTTGAAAGCTCGGCTAACCAAAGGGCTCATTCGCCAATTCGGGCTTGCCTTTCTGGCTCAGCAGATTAACGAAGAGCGGCGCCGTCAATCCGTCCGACTGGAGCAGCAAAGCGAGCAGCTTCAGCAAGAGAAAGGCTTGATTGAAGAGCAGCACCACCTGATTGAAAACATTTTGGAATCGACGCATGAAGGGATGATGATGTGCGATTCCGAAGGACAGTGGATGTTTGCCAACCATCGCATGGATGACTTTTTTCCTTTCAATCGCCAGAGTGGAACCCCGGTTACAGCGATCTTCCAAACCATACTGGAGACTTCTTCGGATTTCTCTTCCGTGTTTAAGTCGATTCAAGGGCTGCTTCGCGGTGAGGTGGATAGGCTGACGGAAAGATTCTCGTTCGTCGGACCGGACAACCAGCAAAGACACCTCAATCTCTACGCAACAAAGGTGGGCGATAACCGGCAGGAGGAGCAAGGCTTTCTATTCGTGTTCCGCGACCGGACTGAGGAGGAGAGGGCCGACGAAATCAAAAATGAGTTCATCAGCATCGTCTCACATGAGCTGCGTACGCCGCTTTCCAGCGTTCTCGGATTTATTGAAATTCTGCTGCACCGTCAGCTATCCCCTGAAAAGCAGCAGCGTTATTTGCAGACGATCTATAAAGAAGCGATGCGCTTATCCACGTTAATCAACGACTTTCTCGACCTTCAGCGAATGGAATCGGGGAAGCAAATTTATCATTTTGCCCCTGTCGAACTTAGAAACCTGCTTCAAGAAGTGGCGGAGCAGTGGAGGGGTAAGCAGAGCCATCAAATCATGCTTCATTTGCCAGACCATGAGGTATGGGTACGTGCGGATGCGGATCGGCTGAAGCAGGTAGGCCACAATTTAATGAGCAACGCCATCAAGTATTCCCCACACTCTGAGCAGATCGACCTGACGCTGCGGCTGGAAGGAAGACACGTTCTTATCCTCATTCAGGATTATGGGCTTGGCATACCTGAGGAAGCCAAGGACAAACTGTTCACCAGGTTTTATCGGGTCGACAATTCGGATCGCAGGCAAATTGGCGGAACGGGACTTGGGCTGGCCATCGTCCGCGAGATCGTTGAGGCGCATCAGGGTACAATCTCTTTTGAATCGGCTATGGGCCAAGGCACGACGTTTGCCGTCGAGCTCATGACCTATGAGATTCAAAGCGCCGAAGGAAGCATCATGATTCTGGAGGATGACGATAACCTGGCCCGATTGATCGGGGTGGCGCTCAGCAAGCTCCAAGTCCCGATGGTTTATGTGCGTTCTGCGGAAGAGGCTATCATCGCGCTTCACCAGATCCGGGAGCATGCACCGCTGCTTTGCATCGTGGACATTCATCTGGAGGGCTCAATGAACGGTTGGGATTTCATTGCCGAACTGTACCGTCATCCCAAGTATTACCGGACGCCGGTCATCGTCTCCACCGCATTGGAACAGCCGCAAGACTACCACGAGAAAGACATAGAGAAGTTTCTGCGCAAGCCGTTCTCCATGGAAAAACTGCTGCAGGTTGCCGATCATCTGCTGAAGCATACCAATGGGCAGCCGGCTTACATTTTTCCGGCGCAGGATGAGGAGCTCATTAAGAATACGCTTGCCATAAAAGGAATTGAAGTAGAGGAGATTACCCGCCAATCCGATCATATTCAAATTGAACCCAAAACGGCTCATAAAACGGAAGTCGAGGAATAA
- a CDS encoding UDP-glucose--hexose-1-phosphate uridylyltransferase: MENNQSASGFGTPERKAAYLVERLLQFGVAQKLLEPLDVYAARNSLLDLLQIVEPHAGELKEPAAVIPVELLEPLLDYAAEAGILEENHTTLRDLLDARIMGQLLPRQSELVQRFWTEAQKEGMERATDAFYKLCIDSNYIRMDRIRKNLYWLAPTEYGDLEITVNLSKPEKDPKEIAMLKNAPQSHYPQCLLCIENIGYAGRLNHPARQNLRVIPLELMGETWYFQYSPYVYYHEHSIIFDGEHRPMQTTKLTFERLLDFVNRFPHYFIGSNADLPIVGGSILNHDHFQGGRHSFPMERAAVEENFGHPDFVEVNIGIVKWPMSVLRISSLNRGQLLKLAGMILERWKEYSDSSQDIAAYSMQGETKVPHNTVTPIARKNSVGEYELDLVLRNNRTSAEHPEGIFHPHRELHHMKKENIGLIEVMGLAVLPGRLKDELELAKGLLTGELMLDERITADPEHPLHKHTAWLQELTARYGTSMAGEKAAGVLRDEIGSKFADVLRDAGVYKRDEQGRQGFRRFLQYIGLNRTYW; the protein is encoded by the coding sequence ATGGAGAATAATCAATCGGCATCAGGTTTCGGCACTCCGGAGCGGAAGGCGGCCTACTTGGTGGAACGTCTGCTCCAGTTCGGAGTGGCGCAGAAGCTGCTTGAGCCGCTGGATGTTTATGCGGCGCGGAACAGCCTGCTGGATCTGCTTCAAATCGTTGAGCCTCATGCGGGTGAGCTGAAGGAGCCTGCGGCAGTAATCCCTGTGGAGCTGCTTGAACCACTGCTGGATTATGCGGCTGAAGCAGGTATTTTGGAAGAGAATCATACGACGCTCCGCGATTTGCTGGATGCCCGTATAATGGGACAGCTGTTGCCGCGGCAATCGGAGCTGGTGCAGCGGTTTTGGACTGAGGCGCAGAAGGAAGGAATGGAGCGGGCGACGGACGCATTTTACAAGTTGTGCATCGATTCTAACTATATACGCATGGACCGGATCCGCAAGAACCTTTACTGGCTTGCCCCGACGGAGTATGGCGACCTAGAAATCACCGTGAATCTCTCGAAGCCGGAGAAGGACCCAAAAGAAATTGCTATGCTTAAGAATGCCCCACAAAGCCATTATCCCCAGTGCTTGCTCTGTATAGAGAACATAGGCTATGCGGGAAGACTGAATCACCCCGCACGTCAGAACCTGAGGGTCATTCCGTTGGAGCTTATGGGTGAAACGTGGTATTTCCAATACTCTCCGTACGTTTATTATCATGAGCACAGCATTATTTTCGACGGGGAGCACCGACCGATGCAGACGACGAAGCTTACCTTCGAGCGCCTGCTCGATTTTGTGAATCGGTTCCCGCATTATTTTATCGGCTCCAATGCGGACCTGCCGATCGTAGGGGGGTCGATTCTGAACCATGACCATTTTCAGGGCGGCCGCCATTCGTTTCCAATGGAACGGGCGGCGGTGGAGGAGAACTTCGGCCATCCCGACTTTGTGGAAGTGAACATAGGTATCGTGAAGTGGCCGATGTCGGTCCTCCGCATCTCCAGCCTCAACCGGGGACAGCTCCTGAAGCTGGCCGGTATGATCTTAGAGCGCTGGAAGGAATACAGTGATTCCTCACAGGACATTGCAGCCTACTCCATGCAAGGGGAGACGAAGGTACCGCATAACACCGTTACTCCGATCGCCCGAAAGAATTCGGTCGGCGAGTACGAGCTGGATCTTGTGCTGCGCAACAACAGAACCAGCGCCGAGCATCCGGAAGGTATTTTTCACCCGCACCGTGAGCTGCATCATATGAAGAAGGAAAATATCGGCTTGATTGAGGTTATGGGACTAGCCGTGCTGCCAGGACGATTGAAGGATGAACTGGAGTTGGCCAAGGGGTTGTTGACAGGAGAGCTAATGCTGGATGAGCGCATTACCGCAGACCCGGAACATCCGCTGCATAAACATACAGCTTGGCTGCAAGAGTTAACCGCGCGCTACGGTACGTCGATGGCTGGCGAGAAGGCCGCCGGGGTGCTTCGGGACGAAATCGGCAGCAAATTTGCGGACGTGCTTCGTGATGCGGGTGTTTACAAGCGGGATGAACAAGGCCGCCAAGGCTTCCGCCGCTTTTTGCAGTATATAGGACTTAATAGAACGTATTGGTGA
- a CDS encoding galactokinase, which yields MTDIKALRGRFIEHYGAESAHPIRVFHAPGRVNLIGEHTDYNGGYVFPAALTFGTTMLIRKREDDQVGFASVNFPHHKHISIQGLAYRQEDDWINYPKGIIRELLKRSVSVGGYDILYCGEIPNGSGLSSSASIEVVTAFGLLTMEGQPTDKVDIALLSQRAENTFVGVQCGIMDQFAIAMGKKDHSILLMCDTLEYRHVPFHSGDYKLVIGNTNKKRGLVDSKYNERRSQCGQAVRDLQAEHPGLTLLGQLSLEQFDSSKHLIADETVRKRAQHVVEEIDRVLQSIKVLEQNDLAAFGKLMIGSHQSLRDLYEVTGIELDTMVEAALDVPGVLGSRMTGAGFGGCTVSLVHQDSIERFIDEVGHEYKKKTGLTPDFYVCNIGDGVKEL from the coding sequence ATGACGGATATCAAAGCATTGCGTGGGCGTTTTATAGAGCATTATGGCGCTGAAAGCGCGCATCCGATACGAGTATTTCACGCACCAGGACGCGTGAATCTGATCGGGGAGCATACGGATTACAATGGAGGTTATGTATTCCCCGCTGCGCTAACCTTCGGGACGACGATGCTGATTCGGAAGCGGGAGGACGATCAAGTCGGATTCGCCTCTGTGAATTTTCCGCATCACAAACATATTTCCATTCAAGGATTGGCATACCGTCAAGAAGACGATTGGATCAATTATCCAAAAGGCATTATTCGCGAGCTGCTGAAGCGAAGCGTGTCCGTTGGAGGTTATGACATCCTGTATTGCGGAGAGATTCCGAATGGCTCCGGACTGTCTTCCTCAGCTTCGATTGAAGTGGTTACGGCTTTCGGTCTGCTGACGATGGAAGGGCAGCCCACGGATAAGGTGGATATTGCACTGCTGTCGCAGAGGGCTGAAAACACGTTTGTCGGTGTGCAATGCGGTATTATGGATCAATTCGCGATTGCGATGGGGAAGAAGGATCACTCGATTCTGCTGATGTGCGATACGCTGGAATACCGGCATGTTCCGTTTCACAGCGGCGATTATAAGCTTGTGATTGGCAACACCAATAAGAAAAGGGGACTCGTTGATTCCAAATATAACGAAAGACGTTCCCAGTGCGGGCAGGCCGTTCGCGATTTGCAGGCGGAACATCCGGGACTTACGCTGCTCGGTCAGCTCTCCCTGGAGCAGTTCGATTCATCCAAGCATCTTATTGCAGATGAAACCGTGCGTAAAAGGGCGCAGCACGTAGTGGAAGAAATCGACCGTGTGCTGCAGTCCATCAAGGTGCTGGAGCAGAATGATTTGGCGGCATTCGGCAAGCTCATGATCGGCTCTCATCAATCGCTGCGCGATCTGTACGAGGTGACGGGAATAGAGCTGGATACAATGGTGGAAGCGGCACTGGACGTTCCAGGTGTGCTCGGATCACGTATGACCGGCGCCGGCTTTGGCGGCTGTACCGTATCGCTTGTGCATCAGGATAGCATAGAGCGATTCATTGACGAGGTAGGCCATGAATATAAGAAGAAAACGGGCTTAACCCCAGACTTCTATGTGTGCAATATAGGCGACGGAGTTAAAGAACTCTAG
- a CDS encoding metallophosphoesterase has protein sequence MLIRPFAWLAGLLAAWLALHTAETASVALQQDRVMTFAVLSDIHLQRWDQRSIHIFGRALDDLHHAAPLAEALIINGDLGNGNPGDYRALRQMLDKHPHPRQVYYTIGNHEFYRMWHDRRGRWSPGTFPNGETDTAAIQRFLRFVGEPKVYYERQIEGYRFLLLGTERYRQSDPSVGEDAYLSASQLQWLKAKLKEAAPERKPVFVFLHQPLPDTVSGSGREGCGRGVVQYQQLKALLSSYPQTILFSGHSHRELEQPRTIVHDGFMMANSSSVRQPWKEGGPYTPEAAKSEGLIVEVYPDRVLIRGRDFGNRIWVTEGSLRFNEKTIRTLPEGPDGSKS, from the coding sequence GTGCTTATTCGGCCGTTTGCATGGCTCGCCGGCTTGCTAGCCGCATGGCTCGCTCTTCATACAGCTGAAACGGCATCCGTTGCCCTGCAGCAAGATCGGGTCATGACATTCGCCGTGCTTAGCGACATCCATTTACAGAGATGGGACCAGCGCTCCATACACATTTTCGGGCGCGCCCTGGATGATCTACACCATGCAGCACCCCTAGCTGAGGCTCTCATTATCAACGGAGATCTCGGCAACGGCAACCCGGGGGATTATCGTGCGCTTCGCCAAATGCTGGACAAGCATCCTCATCCCCGACAGGTGTATTATACGATAGGCAACCATGAGTTTTACCGTATGTGGCATGACCGGCGCGGACGCTGGAGTCCGGGCACATTTCCTAACGGGGAAACGGATACGGCTGCGATTCAAAGATTTTTACGCTTCGTCGGAGAGCCGAAGGTTTATTATGAACGGCAAATCGAAGGCTACCGGTTTCTGCTTCTCGGAACGGAGCGTTATAGACAATCGGACCCGTCGGTGGGAGAAGATGCTTATCTATCCGCAAGTCAACTGCAATGGTTGAAAGCCAAATTGAAAGAGGCGGCTCCCGAAAGGAAGCCGGTCTTCGTCTTTCTGCATCAGCCGCTCCCGGATACGGTATCTGGAAGCGGCCGGGAAGGATGCGGGAGGGGTGTGGTTCAGTATCAGCAGCTCAAGGCGCTGTTGTCATCCTATCCTCAGACGATCCTGTTCTCGGGGCATTCCCACCGGGAACTGGAGCAGCCACGAACTATCGTACACGATGGCTTTATGATGGCGAACAGCTCCTCCGTCCGTCAGCCATGGAAAGAAGGCGGACCGTACACGCCAGAGGCGGCAAAGAGTGAAGGGCTTATTGTCGAAGTGTATCCAGACCGCGTGTTGATCCGAGGTCGCGATTTCGGGAACCGGATATGGGTGACTGAGGGGTCTTTACGGTTCAATGAAAAAACCATCCGGACGCTTCCTGAGGGGCCGGATGGTTCAAAGAGTTGA
- a CDS encoding AraC family transcriptional regulator, whose translation MLVSSSVKRPNSYYVVSNPEPSPKGSPLTVLFSGHSQTNPGHKPGPKVVDYYLLHYITSGKGTYSCLGRTYQLGAGDSFLIEPGKLIQYTADWEEPWHYRWIAFEGPQASFMLQDIGLSSLAPIVHTGRKRNISVLYHQIQLAFQSRSVSANLRANGCLHLLFAEYAEALRPQQASAPRQATGGEQTVQQALQYLTTQYAEPITIELMAETLGYNRAYLSTLFKQHTGLTPVTFLLRLRLDKARHLLRERPELTVEQIASSVGFQDPLYFSKQFKRHYQTSPTGYRDSLL comes from the coding sequence ATGCTTGTCTCCTCATCCGTCAAACGGCCAAACAGCTATTACGTTGTATCGAACCCGGAGCCCTCCCCCAAAGGAAGCCCGCTGACCGTGCTGTTCTCCGGCCATAGTCAAACCAATCCCGGACACAAGCCGGGTCCAAAGGTCGTCGACTATTACCTGCTGCATTACATCACGTCAGGAAAAGGGACGTATTCCTGCTTGGGACGGACCTATCAGCTCGGGGCAGGTGACAGCTTCCTGATTGAGCCCGGTAAGCTGATTCAGTACACGGCGGATTGGGAAGAGCCCTGGCATTACCGCTGGATTGCCTTTGAAGGCCCTCAAGCTTCCTTTATGCTGCAGGACATCGGGCTCAGCTCGCTTGCGCCCATCGTTCATACCGGACGCAAGCGAAACATCAGCGTGCTGTACCACCAGATCCAGCTTGCCTTTCAATCCCGCAGCGTAAGCGCCAATCTCAGGGCGAACGGCTGCCTGCATCTGCTGTTCGCGGAGTATGCCGAAGCGCTTCGTCCTCAGCAGGCTAGCGCGCCAAGACAGGCAACCGGTGGAGAACAAACGGTACAGCAGGCGCTGCAATACTTGACCACACAGTATGCTGAACCGATCACCATTGAGCTGATGGCCGAGACGCTCGGCTATAATCGCGCATATTTATCCACGCTGTTCAAGCAGCATACCGGGCTGACCCCGGTAACGTTCCTGCTGCGGCTGCGTCTGGATAAGGCGCGCCACCTGCTTCGGGAGCGGCCAGAGCTTACGGTGGAACAGATCGCCTCATCGGTCGGCTTTCAAGACCCGCTATACTTCTCCAAACAGTTCAAGCGTCATTACCAAACTTCGCCGACGGGATACCGCGACTCCCTACTTTAG